One window of Gloeothece citriformis PCC 7424 genomic DNA carries:
- the corA gene encoding magnesium/cobalt transporter CorA yields MSKSLPSIHAENFEDDLFDYYYNQPGTMPGTLTIDSTAQSVEIVLINYDSHQANRLTNLSLEDCLPYIENSSVAWMDVLGLGDEELLRKLGEILHLDRLALEDIVNVPQRPKVEENLQYLLIITQMVIPKEKGKGFWQEQVSLVLGKDYVVTVQEEPQRDCFNLVRDRIRHNKGIIRQRGADYLTYALWDAIIDTFFVVLETYRERIEDLEEEVAFKATHKTLNKIYKMKRELLALRRAIWPQREALNSIIKERFSLISEEVRRDFRDCYDHAVQIIDLIEVYNELLGELMNVYMSSYANKTNEVMKILTVISTIFIPLTFIAGIYGMNFDTEKSPWNMPELEWYWGYPACLSVMLFIAVSLIIFFWRRGWFKDMTKVKQPNS; encoded by the coding sequence ATGAGTAAAAGTTTACCCTCAATCCATGCAGAAAATTTTGAAGATGATTTATTTGATTATTACTACAATCAACCAGGGACGATGCCGGGAACATTAACTATAGATTCAACGGCTCAATCTGTGGAAATTGTTTTAATAAATTATGATTCTCATCAAGCTAACCGCTTAACTAATTTATCTTTAGAAGATTGTCTTCCTTATATCGAAAATTCCTCCGTTGCTTGGATGGATGTCTTAGGACTTGGAGATGAGGAATTACTGAGAAAACTTGGGGAAATTCTTCATTTAGACCGGTTAGCTTTAGAAGATATTGTTAATGTCCCTCAACGTCCTAAAGTGGAAGAAAATTTGCAATATTTGTTAATTATTACCCAAATGGTCATCCCAAAAGAAAAAGGAAAAGGATTTTGGCAAGAACAAGTTAGCCTCGTTTTAGGGAAAGATTATGTCGTAACCGTACAAGAAGAACCTCAACGAGATTGTTTTAATTTAGTCCGCGATCGCATTCGTCATAATAAAGGAATTATACGTCAACGAGGAGCAGATTATCTAACTTATGCTTTATGGGATGCCATTATTGATACTTTTTTTGTGGTTTTAGAAACCTATCGAGAAAGAATAGAAGATTTAGAAGAAGAAGTAGCTTTTAAAGCGACTCATAAAACTTTAAATAAAATCTATAAAATGAAGCGAGAACTCCTCGCCTTACGCCGGGCAATTTGGCCTCAACGAGAGGCTTTAAATTCTATTATTAAAGAAAGATTTTCTCTAATTAGTGAAGAAGTCAGACGAGATTTTAGAGATTGTTACGATCATGCGGTTCAAATTATCGATCTGATTGAAGTTTATAACGAATTATTAGGCGAATTGATGAATGTTTATATGTCTTCTTATGCCAATAAAACTAATGAAGTTATGAAAATTTTAACGGTTATTTCAACCATTTTTATTCCTTTAACGTTTATTGCCGGAATTTATGGCATGAACTTTGATACAGAAAAGTCTCCTTGGAATATGCCCGAGTTAGAATGGTATTGGGGCTATCCGGCTTGTCTGTCTGTAATGTTGTTTATCGCTGTTTCTCTGATTATCTTTTTCTGGCGACGGGGTTGGTTTAAAGATATGACAAAAGTGAAACAACCGAATTCTTAA
- a CDS encoding PEP-CTERM sorting domain-containing protein, with the protein MFKHTFLSLIISSSLLGVSQPSYAGTLSREIIFTLDNQVLPTGNGIFTFDYRNKWEFEGAAAFQLTSFDFTSPLGTTYTFSDIINLGFHAVSVPVFIPSTQKLVVLNVDYGEGNQIKSMKDSVFAFQKPGGMPFFDTFSFENNNSTESFIDFDTLEVVNKTGSYTIVPEPLTLLGVGTALSFGAFFKRKLSQR; encoded by the coding sequence ATGTTTAAACATACTTTTTTGAGCCTGATTATCTCTAGCAGTTTATTAGGGGTGTCTCAGCCAAGTTATGCTGGTACTTTATCCCGTGAAATTATTTTTACCCTTGATAATCAAGTATTACCAACAGGTAACGGTATTTTTACATTTGATTATAGGAACAAGTGGGAATTTGAAGGAGCGGCAGCTTTTCAATTAACCTCTTTCGACTTTACCTCTCCTTTGGGGACAACCTATACTTTTTCGGATATCATCAATTTAGGGTTTCATGCTGTCTCAGTTCCCGTCTTTATTCCCTCAACTCAAAAGTTAGTAGTTTTAAATGTTGATTATGGGGAAGGCAATCAAATAAAATCTATGAAAGACTCAGTTTTTGCTTTTCAAAAACCTGGAGGAATGCCCTTTTTTGATACCTTTTCCTTTGAAAATAACAACTCTACCGAATCTTTTATCGATTTTGATACTTTGGAGGTTGTTAATAAAACAGGAAGTTATACTATCGTTCCTGAACCTTTAACATTGTTAGGTGTAGGAACAGCCCTGAGTTTTGGAGCATTCTTTAAGCGAAAATTGAGCCAGAGGTAA
- a CDS encoding serine hydrolase, with product MTNKTLNKRRQNSSIVIRPVSDTSKPESSETQIKPEIIIPKRFERNLKPRSSQKRGSSKVVTSSGLYALRLLILGIGLSAIAGTVLTVFDPTVITEFLATKLNLPQLLPSPDSQDPPETEPQSEPSPVASPVGVTLSEKLPSLEKKITDLAAKYPKLQPGSFFVDLDNGAYIDVNGQAPFSAASTIKIPVLVAFFEDVDAGKIYLDEELVMTKDVIGSGSGDMQYQPVGKKYSALETAAKMNIISDNTATNMLIKRLGGKEALNERFKAWGLTQTVINNPLPDLEGTNTTSPRDLAYLLARVNQGEILSLRSRDRLMGIMQKTKTRTLLPQGIEKDAIIAHKTGDIGTVLGDAGIIDMPTGKRYVGAVLVKRPHNDYSARTLIQDISRTVYQHFKWYIPRPKIEPQITNQPSPEASPQASPQASPQPSPQPAPSPSNPPI from the coding sequence ATGACTAACAAAACCCTTAATAAACGTCGTCAAAACTCTAGCATCGTTATTCGTCCCGTTTCTGATACTTCTAAACCTGAGTCGTCGGAAACCCAAATCAAACCTGAAATTATTATCCCCAAACGCTTTGAACGAAACCTTAAACCTCGTTCCTCTCAAAAACGAGGATCTTCTAAAGTTGTCACCTCTTCTGGGTTATATGCTTTACGCTTGCTCATTTTAGGAATCGGACTGAGTGCGATCGCCGGTACGGTTTTAACCGTATTTGATCCAACGGTGATTACAGAATTTTTGGCGACAAAGCTGAATTTACCTCAATTATTGCCTTCACCAGATTCTCAAGACCCCCCTGAAACTGAACCCCAAAGCGAACCTTCCCCTGTTGCGTCTCCTGTGGGGGTAACTTTATCGGAAAAACTCCCCTCTTTAGAGAAAAAAATCACGGATTTAGCGGCCAAATATCCTAAGCTACAACCCGGCTCATTTTTTGTCGATCTCGATAATGGGGCTTATATAGATGTTAACGGTCAAGCTCCCTTTTCTGCCGCCAGTACCATTAAAATTCCGGTTTTAGTGGCTTTTTTTGAAGATGTGGATGCGGGAAAAATTTATCTCGATGAAGAACTGGTAATGACTAAAGATGTGATTGGCAGTGGTTCAGGGGATATGCAGTATCAACCCGTCGGTAAAAAATATTCCGCTTTAGAAACGGCGGCGAAAATGAATATTATTAGTGATAATACTGCAACCAATATGTTAATTAAACGTTTAGGAGGGAAAGAAGCCCTAAATGAGCGTTTTAAAGCATGGGGATTAACCCAAACTGTTATTAATAATCCTCTTCCTGATTTAGAAGGCACAAATACCACTAGCCCTAGAGATTTAGCGTATTTACTGGCGCGAGTCAATCAAGGAGAAATATTATCCCTAAGATCCCGCGATCGCCTGATGGGAATTATGCAAAAAACGAAAACCCGAACCCTATTACCTCAAGGAATCGAAAAAGATGCCATTATTGCCCATAAAACCGGTGATATTGGCACAGTATTAGGAGATGCGGGGATTATTGATATGCCCACAGGGAAACGGTATGTAGGCGCTGTATTAGTGAAACGTCCCCATAATGATTACAGTGCTAGAACCCTAATTCAAGACATTTCTAGAACAGTTTATCAACACTTTAAATGGTATATTCCGCGCCCTAAAATTGAACCCCAAATCACGAATCAACCCTCCCCCGAAGCTTCCCCCCAAGCTTCTCCCCAAGCTTCTCCCCAACCTTCCCCCCAACCCGCTCCTAGTCCTTCTAATCCCCCAATATAA
- a CDS encoding RNA methyltransferase, translating into MSQTPLEEIKIILVEPAGALNVGSVARVMKNMGLKRLILVNPRCDPFSDEAKRMAVHGQDILEQLQLVNSLPQALTGCQRAIATTSRMRTLPTVLETPRDALPWLLDSGVKGALIFGPEDRGLSNEELNYAQRFVCIPANPDYPSLNLAQAVAVCVYELYQATLTPVAKRKSEDESASLEDLERYYQDLETLLLKIGYLYPHTASARMEKFRRMYYKANLNREELAMLRGILRQMNWAMQHLAKIESHKNPEQ; encoded by the coding sequence ATGAGTCAAACCCCCTTAGAGGAAATCAAAATTATTTTAGTTGAACCAGCCGGAGCTTTAAATGTGGGTTCTGTAGCGCGAGTTATGAAAAATATGGGGCTAAAACGGCTAATTTTGGTCAATCCTCGCTGTGATCCCTTTAGTGATGAGGCCAAACGAATGGCTGTTCATGGACAAGACATTTTAGAACAGCTTCAACTGGTTAATAGTTTGCCCCAAGCGCTGACCGGGTGTCAACGGGCGATCGCTACGACTTCGAGAATGAGAACTTTACCGACGGTTTTAGAAACTCCTAGAGATGCTTTACCCTGGTTATTAGATTCTGGGGTAAAAGGGGCGTTGATTTTTGGCCCTGAAGATAGAGGGTTAAGCAATGAAGAACTCAATTATGCTCAACGTTTTGTCTGTATTCCCGCTAATCCCGATTATCCTTCTTTAAATTTAGCTCAAGCGGTGGCGGTTTGTGTCTATGAACTCTATCAAGCAACTTTAACTCCTGTTGCGAAAAGGAAGAGTGAAGATGAGAGTGCGTCTTTAGAAGATTTGGAGAGATACTATCAAGATTTAGAAACTCTGTTATTAAAGATTGGTTATCTTTATCCTCATACTGCCAGCGCGAGAATGGAAAAATTCAGACGAATGTACTATAAAGCTAATCTAAATCGTGAGGAATTAGCTATGTTACGGGGAATTCTCCGACAAATGAATTGGGCGATGCAACATTTAGCTAAAATAGAAAGTCACAAAAACCCGGAACAGTAA
- a CDS encoding DICT sensory domain-containing protein, with amino-acid sequence MIPSPLESSLYQLTQKMAGSPSPIAVSSTTFKSVIESLLDLLIEQQISATLWLKLPNSNYWAKKIDQYQQQVKEHHIYWCTVRQDQSSPSSDLNYSFLSNRVTSLVLETSSQLKREFFLILVSDQFSSLILAQHQCSKTPSDIKPKILNQSSSLKLIYSFSSDLIKPVLNQIKQWITITDNTPEELLVDSEIPLPKSPQSSLIEKLLLKQIQQTESLQSENTYISETQSTVRYLNDDLLFKDDILKSLAQEISLPLTNMKTGLRLLESMQSKREQRQRYITLLQRECERQTLILSGLQELIQLDQTSVVEIDPTLKLEDLIPGIVSTYQPLAEEKGISLGYTIPPGFPPVSCPENWLRQIVLNLLSNSLKFTPAKGRVFVQAHLKNDLIELTVTDTGMGIDNNEIPQIFKSFYRGRNAITENIPGAGLGLTIAQHLLDRCGGSISVTSQPSKGSTFTVSLSVFYSET; translated from the coding sequence ATGATACCATCTCCATTAGAATCGTCTCTTTATCAGCTAACTCAGAAAATGGCTGGAAGTCCCTCACCCATTGCGGTGAGTTCCACTACCTTTAAATCGGTTATTGAATCTTTGCTCGATCTCCTGATTGAACAGCAAATTTCCGCGACTCTTTGGTTGAAACTTCCCAATAGTAATTATTGGGCTAAAAAAATAGATCAATATCAACAACAGGTCAAGGAGCATCATATTTATTGGTGTACTGTTCGCCAAGATCAATCCTCCCCTTCATCAGATTTAAATTATTCTTTTTTATCTAATCGGGTAACTTCTTTGGTTTTAGAAACCAGTTCCCAATTAAAACGAGAATTTTTTCTCATTCTTGTATCAGACCAATTTTCTAGTTTAATTTTAGCTCAACACCAATGCAGTAAAACCCCTTCAGATATTAAGCCAAAAATTTTAAATCAAAGTTCATCTTTGAAACTTATATACAGTTTTTCATCGGACTTAATTAAACCGGTTTTAAATCAAATTAAACAATGGATTACCATTACCGATAATACCCCTGAAGAGTTATTAGTAGACTCAGAAATTCCCTTACCCAAATCTCCTCAATCAAGCTTAATCGAAAAATTATTACTCAAACAAATTCAACAAACAGAAAGTCTTCAATCGGAAAATACTTATATCAGTGAAACTCAATCAACAGTCCGTTATTTAAATGACGATCTTTTGTTTAAAGATGACATTTTAAAAAGTTTAGCCCAAGAAATTAGTCTTCCCCTCACAAATATGAAAACCGGGCTACGGCTGTTAGAATCAATGCAATCGAAGCGAGAACAACGTCAACGTTATATTACCCTCTTACAACGAGAATGTGAACGTCAGACCCTTATTTTATCAGGGTTACAAGAATTGATTCAACTCGATCAAACTTCAGTCGTTGAAATTGATCCGACTTTAAAATTAGAAGACTTAATTCCGGGAATTGTTAGCACCTATCAACCCCTAGCAGAAGAAAAAGGAATTTCCCTAGGATATACTATTCCTCCTGGGTTTCCTCCCGTCAGTTGTCCGGAAAATTGGCTCAGACAAATTGTTTTAAACTTACTCAGTAATAGCCTTAAATTTACCCCGGCTAAGGGTCGCGTATTTGTGCAAGCTCACTTAAAAAATGACCTCATTGAGCTAACTGTCACTGATACTGGCATGGGAATTGATAACAACGAAATTCCTCAAATTTTCAAAAGTTTTTATCGGGGCAGAAATGCTATAACAGAAAATATACCTGGGGCTGGTTTAGGACTAACCATCGCTCAACATCTTCTTGATCGTTGTGGGGGATCAATTTCCGTTACCAGTCAACCCAGTAAAGGGTCAACCTTCACCGTATCTCTGTCTGTATTTTACAGTGAAACTTAA
- the phaA gene encoding acetyl-CoA acetyltransferase PhaA: MQEAYIVSAIRTPIGRFGGSLSGMSPAELGAHAMKAALERANVAPEALDLYIFGNVLGAGHGQLVPRQAALKAGIPATVDGYRVDMVCSSGMLSLINAARTIRAGDADVVLAGGIESMSQTGFYLSHRARWGYKFLLGSPEQLVDLLLNDGLTDATTNEGMGDQVDRLCSDRGVSRELLDQIAAESQNRAETATEKGWFKNEIAAVEIQVKKETQILDTDEGIRAGTTPESLAKLRPAFKKDGVLTAGNSSQISDGAAALVIASQKAIDQYGLKPLAKILGGSWAGGQTWRFPEYPVHAVKKLLEAHKMHISDFDLFENNEAFALNNILFEKDLDVPHDKQNVFGGAIALGHPIGASGARVVVTLLNALTVQDKTLGLAAICHGTGGGTALAIERL; encoded by the coding sequence ATGCAGGAAGCTTACATTGTTTCAGCAATACGTACCCCGATCGGTCGTTTTGGAGGTTCTCTCTCAGGGATGTCACCCGCCGAACTTGGCGCACACGCTATGAAAGCGGCCTTAGAACGAGCCAATGTAGCCCCAGAAGCCTTAGATTTATATATTTTTGGAAACGTACTCGGTGCTGGCCATGGTCAGTTAGTTCCTCGTCAAGCCGCCCTTAAAGCCGGGATTCCCGCTACCGTTGACGGATATCGGGTAGATATGGTCTGTTCCTCTGGAATGCTCAGTCTGATTAATGCAGCAAGAACCATTCGCGCCGGGGATGCAGATGTAGTTCTGGCCGGCGGGATAGAATCCATGTCTCAGACCGGATTTTATCTATCTCATCGCGCTCGATGGGGCTACAAATTTTTATTAGGATCTCCCGAACAATTAGTCGATCTTCTCCTCAATGACGGGTTAACCGATGCCACCACCAATGAGGGAATGGGAGATCAAGTCGATCGTCTCTGTAGCGATCGCGGCGTAAGTCGGGAATTATTAGATCAAATCGCCGCCGAATCCCAAAATCGCGCCGAAACCGCCACCGAAAAAGGATGGTTTAAAAACGAAATTGCTGCGGTGGAAATTCAAGTTAAAAAAGAAACCCAAATTCTCGATACTGATGAGGGGATTCGTGCCGGTACAACCCCCGAAAGTCTCGCCAAACTCCGTCCGGCCTTCAAAAAAGATGGGGTACTCACCGCCGGCAACAGCAGTCAGATTTCCGACGGGGCAGCCGCTTTAGTGATCGCCAGTCAAAAAGCCATCGATCAATATGGACTCAAACCCCTAGCTAAAATTTTAGGAGGGTCTTGGGCAGGGGGACAAACCTGGCGTTTTCCAGAATATCCCGTTCATGCGGTGAAAAAATTACTCGAAGCCCACAAAATGCACATTAGCGATTTTGATCTGTTTGAAAATAACGAAGCCTTCGCTCTCAATAATATTCTCTTTGAAAAAGATCTCGACGTTCCCCATGATAAACAAAATGTCTTTGGGGGCGCGATCGCTCTGGGACATCCGATCGGGGCTTCAGGGGCTAGAGTGGTAGTAACTTTACTCAATGCGTTAACCGTACAGGATAAAACTTTGGGGTTAGCGGCCATTTGTCATGGAACCGGTGGCGGTACTGCCCTAGCTATCGAACGGCTATAA
- the phaB gene encoding acetoacetyl-CoA reductase PhaB, with the protein MVSLGLEDKVIVVTGGNRGIGAAIVSLLTELGAKVAYTDINIDEQNNQALGIKADVTDITSMEEAARTIKEKLGTVYGVVANAGITRDNFFTKLTTEDWDAVINVNLKGVVNTVKPFMEGMYEQNEGSIVCISSISGDRGNAGQTNYSATKAAVIGIVKSLARECARYNVRANAIAPGFINTEMTKAIPDKVKDKITAEIPFRRFGEPEDIAWAVAYLLSPVASRYVSGEVLRVNGAQHT; encoded by the coding sequence ATGGTATCTCTAGGATTAGAAGATAAAGTTATCGTGGTGACAGGGGGAAATCGAGGCATAGGAGCAGCAATTGTCAGCCTATTAACCGAATTAGGGGCAAAAGTCGCTTATACTGATATCAACATCGATGAGCAGAATAATCAAGCCCTTGGCATTAAAGCCGATGTCACCGATATCACTTCAATGGAAGAAGCCGCCAGAACCATTAAAGAAAAACTCGGTACGGTTTACGGTGTGGTGGCTAATGCCGGTATTACTAGAGATAATTTCTTTACCAAGTTAACCACAGAAGACTGGGATGCCGTGATTAACGTTAACTTGAAAGGGGTTGTCAATACCGTTAAACCCTTTATGGAAGGGATGTATGAGCAAAATGAAGGCTCTATTGTCTGTATCAGTTCTATTTCTGGCGATCGCGGCAATGCCGGACAAACCAATTATTCAGCGACAAAAGCGGCAGTGATCGGTATAGTTAAATCGTTAGCGCGAGAATGTGCCCGTTATAATGTCCGGGCGAATGCGATCGCTCCCGGATTTATAAATACAGAAATGACTAAAGCCATTCCCGATAAAGTAAAAGATAAAATTACGGCTGAAATTCCCTTCCGTCGTTTTGGGGAACCGGAAGATATTGCTTGGGCGGTGGCGTATTTGCTCTCACCGGTGGCGAGTCGCTATGTTTCTGGGGAAGTGCTACGGGTTAACGGGGCACAACATACTTAA
- the phaE gene encoding class III poly(R)-hydroxyalkanoic acid synthase subunit PhaE → MNNSSTKLWTDTATELVDIWAQTGTMMWKSWFDLVNAVPTSNPMPETAPELKEVTQRFLDNRELVIRFLKLSVDAWKDIFPKIEKGDDWQQILSKSIEQMQSQLTSFSESYLQITKDSSELWKLYLEQMQKFNQVWADPLGLFGETFGRAASGQPSALIELNNLYWNLLYEESFGSLMQTPLLGLPREFNRKLLEGFEAWRNLYRASIDYQLVLGDIQIRSFEALMKKLVTLAEQGKPVKDWREFQTIWSQVADDVFALAFSEEKNLKIRGNFLNSLNAYRLQQQELMEVYLRLMNLPTRSEIDEVHKSIYELRKEVKSLKKIIAHYEGKDQFSLES, encoded by the coding sequence ATGAATAATTCTTCAACTAAACTTTGGACGGATACCGCTACCGAATTAGTAGATATTTGGGCGCAAACCGGAACAATGATGTGGAAAAGCTGGTTTGATTTAGTCAATGCTGTTCCTACCTCTAACCCTATGCCCGAAACCGCGCCAGAATTAAAAGAAGTAACCCAGAGATTTTTAGATAATCGAGAATTAGTCATCCGCTTTCTGAAGCTTTCTGTTGATGCTTGGAAAGATATTTTTCCTAAAATTGAAAAAGGGGATGATTGGCAACAAATTCTGAGCAAATCAATTGAGCAGATGCAAAGCCAGTTAACCAGTTTTTCTGAAAGTTATCTTCAAATTACGAAAGATAGTTCGGAACTGTGGAAACTGTATTTAGAACAAATGCAGAAATTTAACCAAGTTTGGGCTGATCCTTTAGGATTATTTGGGGAAACTTTCGGCAGAGCCGCGAGTGGACAACCTTCTGCTTTAATTGAATTAAATAATCTATATTGGAATCTTTTATATGAGGAATCTTTTGGGTCTTTGATGCAGACTCCTTTGTTAGGACTCCCCAGAGAATTTAATCGTAAACTGTTAGAAGGGTTTGAAGCGTGGCGGAATTTGTATCGCGCTAGTATTGATTATCAATTGGTATTAGGAGATATTCAAATCCGCTCTTTTGAAGCGTTAATGAAAAAGTTAGTTACTTTAGCTGAACAAGGAAAACCGGTTAAAGATTGGCGAGAATTTCAAACGATTTGGAGTCAGGTGGCAGATGATGTATTTGCCTTAGCCTTTTCAGAAGAAAAAAATCTCAAAATTCGGGGTAACTTCCTCAATTCTCTTAATGCTTATAGATTGCAACAACAAGAGTTGATGGAAGTGTATTTAAGATTAATGAATTTACCCACTCGGAGCGAAATTGATGAGGTTCACAAGTCTATTTATGAGCTACGAAAAGAAGTTAAGAGCCTGAAAAAAATCATCGCTCACTATGAAGGTAAAGATCAATTTTCCCTCGAAAGTTAA
- the phaC gene encoding class III poly(R)-hydroxyalkanoic acid synthase subunit PhaC codes for MLPFLDQIRLEDAVHEYTEITKKMIKGLDNLSRLREEDIESGVSPKEVVYQEDKVVLYRFKSQVEHPLPIPLLMVYALVNRPFMVDLQEGRSLVANLLKLGLDVYLIDWGYPTRADRWLTLDDYINGYINNCVDFIRKQHNLDKINLLGICQGGTFSVCYSAIYPEKVKNLIVMVAPIDFRMPGTLLNMRGGCTIGAEALDVDLMIDSMGNVPGDYLNLEFLMLKPLQLGYQKYLDFPDIMENESKLANFMRMEKWIFDSPDQAGEAYRQFMKDFYQSNKLIKNEVVIGNKPVNLQNLTMPILNLYAELDHLVDPASSKALEKYVNTTDYIVQSFPVGHIGMYVSGKVQATLPPTIVEWLTARA; via the coding sequence ATGTTACCGTTTTTAGATCAAATTCGTTTAGAAGATGCAGTCCACGAATACACCGAAATCACCAAAAAGATGATTAAAGGGCTAGATAATTTGAGCCGTTTACGAGAAGAAGATATTGAAAGCGGTGTATCTCCCAAAGAAGTAGTTTATCAAGAGGATAAAGTTGTCCTCTATCGGTTTAAATCTCAAGTTGAACATCCTCTGCCGATTCCTTTATTGATGGTTTATGCGTTGGTAAATCGCCCTTTTATGGTAGATTTACAGGAAGGACGCTCTTTAGTCGCTAATTTGCTCAAATTAGGCTTAGATGTCTATTTAATTGATTGGGGTTATCCGACAAGGGCAGACCGATGGTTAACCTTGGATGATTATATCAATGGTTACATCAATAATTGTGTTGATTTTATCCGCAAACAACATAATTTAGACAAAATCAATTTATTGGGCATTTGTCAAGGGGGAACATTTAGCGTTTGCTACAGTGCAATTTACCCCGAAAAGGTGAAAAATCTCATCGTCATGGTTGCTCCCATTGATTTTCGGATGCCCGGCACGTTATTAAATATGCGAGGAGGCTGTACTATAGGCGCAGAAGCCCTAGATGTGGATTTAATGATAGATTCAATGGGGAATGTGCCGGGAGATTACCTCAATTTAGAGTTTTTGATGCTCAAACCTTTACAATTGGGTTATCAAAAGTATCTTGATTTTCCAGATATTATGGAAAATGAAAGTAAACTGGCGAATTTTATGCGGATGGAAAAATGGATTTTTGATAGTCCGGATCAAGCAGGAGAAGCTTACCGTCAGTTTATGAAAGATTTTTATCAAAGTAATAAATTGATTAAAAATGAGGTGGTTATTGGCAATAAACCGGTTAATTTACAAAATCTAACGATGCCGATTTTAAACCTTTACGCAGAATTAGATCATTTAGTCGATCCGGCTTCGTCTAAAGCCTTAGAAAAATACGTTAATACGACGGATTATATAGTTCAGTCTTTCCCAGTTGGACATATTGGAATGTATGTCAGTGGAAAGGTACAAGCCACTTTACCGCCGACAATTGTAGAATGGCTCACCGCTAGAGCTTAA
- the ribD gene encoding bifunctional diaminohydroxyphosphoribosylaminopyrimidine deaminase/5-amino-6-(5-phosphoribosylamino)uracil reductase RibD, protein MTSSFDREMMQHCINLARQAAGKTSPNPMVGAVIVKDGQVIGEGFHPKAGQPHAEVFALKQAAEQAKGATIYISLEPCNHYGRTPPCTEALIEAQVNKVVIGMIDPDPRVSGSGVKRLQEAGIEVVVGVEEDACRRLNEGFIHRVLSKKPFGILKYAMTLDGKIATTSGHSAWITGEASRRLVHHLRASCDAVIIGGNTVRQDNPHLTSHGVSSHNPLRVVMSRSLNLPLEAHLWETSQVPTLVFTQEGMNPALQKQLLKRQVEVIELKSLSPSEVMHHLYERGFSSVLWECGGILAARAIAEGMVQKVMAFIAPKIIGGNTAPSPVGDLGLEKMTEALQLEKVTFHQIENDFVIEGYLING, encoded by the coding sequence ATGACTTCCTCTTTTGACCGTGAAATGATGCAGCACTGTATTAATCTGGCTCGCCAAGCAGCCGGCAAAACCTCCCCTAATCCGATGGTAGGGGCAGTAATTGTCAAAGATGGGCAAGTGATAGGAGAAGGGTTTCACCCAAAAGCCGGACAACCCCATGCGGAAGTTTTTGCCCTCAAACAGGCAGCAGAGCAAGCCAAGGGAGCAACAATCTATATTAGCTTAGAACCTTGTAATCATTATGGGCGTACTCCTCCCTGTACGGAAGCGTTAATTGAAGCGCAAGTCAATAAGGTGGTAATTGGGATGATCGATCCGGATCCGCGAGTGTCCGGCAGTGGAGTTAAACGGTTACAAGAGGCAGGAATTGAGGTAGTGGTAGGAGTAGAAGAAGACGCTTGTCGTCGTTTAAATGAGGGGTTTATTCATCGGGTTTTATCTAAAAAACCCTTTGGGATCTTAAAGTATGCTATGACTCTCGATGGTAAAATTGCCACAACCTCCGGTCATAGTGCTTGGATCACTGGGGAAGCTTCCCGTCGTCTCGTTCATCACCTGAGAGCCTCTTGTGATGCGGTTATTATTGGAGGTAATACAGTCCGTCAAGATAATCCTCATTTAACGAGTCATGGGGTATCCTCTCATAATCCTTTAAGAGTGGTGATGAGTCGGAGTTTAAATTTACCGCTTGAGGCGCATTTGTGGGAAACCAGTCAAGTTCCGACTTTAGTCTTTACCCAAGAAGGCATGAACCCGGCGTTGCAAAAACAGTTGTTAAAGCGTCAGGTAGAGGTGATTGAATTGAAATCTTTATCCCCGTCTGAAGTGATGCACCATTTATATGAACGGGGGTTTTCTTCGGTATTGTGGGAATGTGGCGGCATTTTAGCAGCACGGGCGATCGCTGAGGGAATGGTACAAAAAGTGATGGCCTTTATTGCTCCTAAAATTATTGGCGGAAATACTGCTCCTTCGCCGGTAGGGGATTTAGGATTAGAAAAAATGACTGAAGCTTTACAATTAGAAAAAGTTACTTTTCATCAAATAGAAAATGATTTTGTTATCGAAGGATACTTAATTAATGGATAA